In one Euleptes europaea isolate rEulEur1 chromosome 12, rEulEur1.hap1, whole genome shotgun sequence genomic region, the following are encoded:
- the PCNP gene encoding PEST proteolytic signal-containing nuclear protein, with amino-acid sequence MADGKADDAKLRRPPLDGGPEEEAEKPVKTKTVSSSNGGESSSRSVEKRAADEENEDFTTKPAPAKMSKFGFAIGTQIAKKPPAISIKLGANKPKEPTPTLAPKTKTVAAIFNEDEDSEPEEMPPEAKMRMKNIGRDTPTSAGPNSFNKGKHGFSDNQKLWERNMKSHLGNVREQDE; translated from the exons ATGGCGGACGGCAAAGCGGACGACGCGAAGCTGAGGCGGCCGCCGCTTGACGGAG GACCTGAAGAAGAGGCAGAAAAACCTGTGAAAACTAAGACTGTTTCTTCCAGTAATGGAGGGGAAAGTTCGAGTCGCAGCGTGGAGAAGCGGGCAGCTGATGAAGAAAATGAAGACTTCACCACAAAGCCTGCACCTGCCAAAATGTCCAAGTTTGGGTTTGCCATAGGCACACAGATTGCAAAGAAGCCACCTGCGATATCCATCAAACTTGGAGCAAAT AAACCTAAAGAGCCTACTCCAACCCTTGCTCCAAAAACAAAAACTGTAGCAGCAATCTTCAATGAAGATGAAGAT AGTGAACCTGAAGAGATGCCTCCAGAAGCAAAAATGCGAATGAAGAACATTGGAAG GGATACTCCAACTTCAGCAGGACCAAATTCTTTCAACAAAGGCAAGCATGGATTTTCTGACAACCAGAAGCTATGGGAACGGAACATGAAAAGTCACCTTGGAAATGTCCGTGAACAAGATGAATAA